The Lycium barbarum isolate Lr01 chromosome 12, ASM1917538v2, whole genome shotgun sequence genome includes a region encoding these proteins:
- the LOC132624183 gene encoding zinc finger BED domain-containing protein RICESLEEPER 2-like → MAEIEAIIDESGGSNEITAISGTDSKGKKSIMERSVVWDHFEKICGPNRELTVKCEDITCVISKCLLDWSLEKVITVTVDNASSNDVAVKEWSKQFSKWGTNMMEDGLKEVGDSVKRVRQVVRYIRQSPTRLNKFKECCELEKTICKKSLCLDVPTRWNSTYLMLKVAQEFEDVFVSYGALDRVLLHYLLTHVCSIDWENIRHMLHYVLKALIESEDSDLSSMATNMKKKFDKYCGEPEKMNKMIFTACILDPRYKDEYVTYALVSMYGEEKGEKIIGDVKKYMISLFNEYAKQHTKKSQSSSSSSVSSSGKTLDLPSQFKKHKVESGSSDAKTELDKYLGEASENGSEGTDILPWLKVNSPRFPILAEMARDVLAIPISSVASESAFSTGGHILDSFRSSLTPKLVQALVCSQDWIREGSCSVGVGED, encoded by the exons ATGGCAGAGATTGAAGCTATAATAGATGAAAGTGGGGGTTCAAATGAAATCACTGCTATAAGTGGAACTGATTCAAAGGGAAAGAAATCCATAATGGAAAGATCTGTTGTATGGGATCATTTCGAAAAGATCTGTGGTCCTAACAGGGAACTGACTGTAAAAT GTGAAGATATAACATGTGTTATTTCAAAGTGCTTGCTTGATTGGAGTTTAGAAAAAGTCATCACTGTTACAGTTGATAATGCTAGTTCAAATGacgtcgcagtgaaagaatggtcTAAGCAATTTAGTAAATGGGGAACTAATATGATGGAAG ATGGTTTGAAAGAAGTGGGCGATTCTGTGAAACGTGTTAGACAGGTAGTAAGATACATTAGACAATCTCCGACAAGGTTGAATAAGTTTAAAGAATGTTGTGAACTTGAAAAGACAATATGTAAGAAATCATTATGCCTGGATGTTCCAACTAGGTGGAACTCCACCTATTTGATGTTAAAAGTGGCACAAGAATTCGAGGATGTATTTGTAAGTTATGGTGCTCTTGATCGTGTATTATTGCATTATCTTCTTACTCATGTTTGTAGCATTGATTGGGAAAATATAAGGCATATG CTTCATTATGTTCTGAAAGCTTTAATAGAAAGTGAAGATTCTGATTTGAGTTCAATGGCAACCAACATGAAAAAGAAATTTGACAAATATTGTGGTGAACCGGAAAAGATGAATAAAATGATTTTTACTGCTTGTATTTTGGATCCGCGCTACAAGGATGAGTATGTTACTTATGCACTAGTGAGCATGTATGgagaagaaaaaggagaaaaaataatAGGTGATGTAAAAAAGTACATGATTTCTTTGTTTAATGAGTATGCAAAACAACATACAAAAAAGTCTCAAAgttcatcatcttcatctgtTTCTTCATCTGGTAAAACATTGGACTTACCAAGT CAATTCAAGAAACATAAAGTTGAGAGTGGTAGTTCGGATGCTAAAACAGAGTTAGACAAGTATCTTGGTGAAGCAAGTGAGAATGGAAGTGAAGGTACTGATATCTTGCCTTGGTTGAAAGTGAACTCACCTAGATTTCCTATTCTTGCTGAAATGGCTCGTGATGTGTTAGCAATTCCCATATCTAGTGTGGCTTCAGAGAGTGCATTTAGTACGGGAGGGCATATTCTTGATTCTTTTAGGAGTTCATTGACTCCCAAATTGGTGCAAGCTCTTGTGTGCTCTCAAGATTGGATTCGAGAGGGCTCATGTTCGGTTGGAGTCGGGGAAGATTAG